A section of the Streptomyces sp. SLBN-118 genome encodes:
- a CDS encoding SDR family oxidoreductase, translated as MLLQGKTVIVSGVGAGLGHQIAATVVRDGGNAILGARTEANLAKSAREMDPEGSRTAYRATDITDEAQCEALAALALERFGRIDAVVHVAAWDSCFGGLADADFETWQGVIDVNLLGTLRMTRACLPGLRERGGSVVIIGTQSAVAAPSQVWQAAYAASKGALTSAMYSLAREFGPDRIRVNTVLPGWMWGPPVQAYVQFTAHTEGVPEDEVLGRLTERMALPELATDGDVAGAAVFLASDRARAITGQSLLVNAGELMR; from the coding sequence ATGCTGCTCCAGGGGAAGACCGTGATCGTCTCCGGCGTGGGGGCCGGGCTCGGCCATCAGATCGCCGCGACGGTCGTACGGGACGGGGGCAACGCGATCCTCGGCGCCCGAACCGAGGCGAACCTCGCCAAGTCGGCGCGAGAGATGGACCCCGAGGGATCACGCACCGCCTACCGCGCCACGGACATCACCGACGAGGCGCAGTGCGAGGCGCTGGCCGCGCTCGCGCTGGAGCGTTTCGGGAGGATCGACGCGGTCGTCCATGTCGCCGCCTGGGACAGCTGTTTCGGCGGGCTCGCGGACGCCGACTTCGAGACCTGGCAAGGCGTCATCGACGTGAATCTGCTGGGCACGCTGCGGATGACCCGGGCCTGCCTGCCCGGACTGAGAGAGCGCGGCGGCTCGGTCGTCATCATCGGGACGCAGTCGGCGGTGGCGGCTCCCTCGCAGGTGTGGCAGGCGGCGTACGCGGCGTCAAAGGGCGCGCTGACCTCGGCGATGTACTCGTTGGCGCGCGAGTTCGGCCCCGACCGGATCCGGGTCAACACGGTGCTGCCGGGCTGGATGTGGGGACCGCCCGTACAGGCGTACGTCCAGTTCACCGCGCACACCGAGGGGGTACCGGAGGACGAGGTGCTCGGGCGGCTCACCGAGCGGATGGCACTGCCGGAGCTGGCAACGGACGGAGATGTCGCGGGGGCCGCGGTCTTTCTCGCCTCCGACCGGGCCCGGGCGATCACGGGTCAGTCGCTGCTCGTCAACGCGGGTGAACTGATGCGGTAG